CGCCCCTTTCAGTGACAATTAAGCATGTCGCTTTATTAATGTTGAGCTATATAGAAGCATACAATAAAAATATTCAGTTATTTTAATATTTTAACTTATAATAAAGTTATCGTGAATTAAAAAATTCGAATCGCTTTATAATAATCTTATTTGCTTCTAATTTCATCTCTGAGCAGTTGATTTTTATGCAAATAGGAAAAACATACACTCACTTTAGCGATAACTTTTATATTCCTTATTTCATATCCACTATAAATAATTGGCGAATTTCCCTCATAAATGAATTGAAATTCGTATTTTATTACTCCGGTCAAAAATAGACAATTTATTAAGTGCTGTCAATCAATAGAATTACTGAGCCAGTCTTCTGAAATATCAATAATTTTATTGAGATAAAAGTTTATTCCTTAAAATGATTCTTCCATTTGGCCAGCTAAACTGAAAAAATATTTTCTTATATATATATGGTGACGAGGGGCGTTTTCGGAAAATTATTTGAATAAATATAAAAATAAATGGGGGAAAATAAATTTTTAGATCTTTTGGGGCTGCAAAATAGCAAAATTGGCAGTATTTCTAGATTTATTGTTTATAGAAATAAAAGATTATGCAAAAAAGGCGAGGTTTAGTAAATATGGCCTCCAACAGGATTGTAGAATTTCATGAATTCCTTAAGCTGGCGTTGAAGACTTATTCTTATTTAGTACTTGTCTTGGATGCCTTCTGATGGTAGCAGCATCCTACTTCATCTGTCATAATCTACTTCACCCCTTTAGCTTTATGTTAGGTCCGGAATTTCTTTCGAAAGGTTCTTAACGAGCAATTATATTTTCAAGTTTCGGCTTCTCAAGGTGTAAAAAGTAAAATATTTCATTACACAAAACAGAAGTAGTTGAATAGTAATTTTTAGTAATAAATAGGTTGAATTGCATTTTTGAAGTAGTCATGCCTGAATTGTTTAAAATAAAAAAGTGCGAAATCAAAATGAAATCGCACTTTTTGTGAGCGCGGGTGGTTTCGAACCACCGACCCTCTGCTTAAAAGGCAGATGCTCTACCCCTGAGCTACGCGCCCCCAGGATCCAGGGGCTTGCCCCCGAATTGAGATAACAAATATACTACTAATTTAAGTATTTGCCAAGTCCCATTCAAAAAAAATCTTACATACCATCCTTTTTGCCTAAATTTAACGCACCTATTGTTCGACTATAATATATCCATTAATTCTATTTTTTTTGTATATTTGCCCAAAATCCGGTGACTTCAATTTATGAAAAGGAACGCGAAAATACTGATTTCTGACGACGACGAGACTTTGTGCTATCTGCTCAAGGAGGAATTGCTTAATGAGGGCTACTCAGCCGAGGTCGTCTTCGACGGCAAGTACGCCATAGACAGAATAAAGAATAAAAATTATGACCTCCTCTTACTCGACCTCCAGATGCAGGAAGTCCACGGCAATGAGGTGCTCGATTTTGTTCAAAGCCACGCCCCTAACCTGCAGGTTATTATGCTTACGGCTGAAACTGAACTGCGTACGGCTATCGACTGCATTAAAAAGGGCGCTTATGACTATATTTCCAAACCCTACGACTTCGACCACCTGCTTTTAACTATAGACCGCGCTCTGGAACATAAGGATCTGGTGGTTAAAAACACTATCCTTACTTCCAAGGTAAGCCAGAAGGCCCCCAATAAGATTGTCGGCGAAAGTAAACAGATACAGCATACTATAAATCTTGCCCTGAGAGCAGCCCGCTCCGACTCTAACGTCCTGATTGAGGGGGAAACGGGTACGGGAAAGGAACTGATGGCTGAATTTATTCACCAGAATTCCGAACGCCAGGATAAACCTTTTGTTATTGTTAACTGCGCTTCGCTGCCCGACCAACTGATTGAAAGTGAGCTCTTCGGTCACGAAAAGGGCGCTTTTACTGACGCCAAGGCGCCGAAACCGGGACTTGTGGAAATTGCCGACGGCGGCACACTGTTCCTTGATGAAATTGGCGAAATGAGCCTGGCTATTCAGCCTAAACTTCTCAGATTCCTTGAAAACGGCGAGTACAGAAGGGTGGGCGGCGTTGCTAACCTCAAGTCGAACGTAAGGGTTATAGGCGCAACTAACAAAAACCTTATTGAGGAGTCGGAAAAGAAGGTATTCAGACGCGACCTGCTTTTCAGACTGAATGTTATTACGCTTACTATTCCCCCGCTGCGTGAACGCGAGGAGGATACTCTGCTGCTTGCAGAGTTTTTCCTTCAGCTGAAGAGCTCAGTAAGGGATCCTAAAACTCTTTCTCCCGAGGCCAAAAAAGCACTTACAAACTACTCATTCCCCGGCAACGTGCGCGAACTTCAGCATACAATTGAACGCGCTATAATTTTTGCCGAGGGAAACGTTATACGTCCGGAGGACCTGAACCTCCCTTCCGGATACCAGATGAATACCGATGAAGAGGAATTTTACGGCGATATGGGTGATGCAATTATTCCCCTGGACGACCTGGAAAGAATTCATATTAAACGGGCACTGGAACATTACGACTGGAACCGCGAGAATACTGCAAAAATGCTCGGTATTAGCCAGAAGACGCTGTATTCTAAAATATTAAAGTATCAGCTCCGGCAGAATTGAGAGAACAAGCATAATAAATATATGAGTCCGGAAACAAAAGACGATATTAGCTTCAGAAAAGAGTGGGAAGAGATCCTGACTCTGCTGGTGAAAGAAAATTCGCTGGATGTACTTTCTGAAGAGATTCTTGAGAGAAGTGTAAAGCTCACACACAGCTGCCTGGGAGTTCTTGTTTTTGTTGATGATGAAGTAAGCCAGCAGGCGGAGTCAAAAGTTTCCGACAAGGAAAATATTCTGCCTGAGAAGGATTCACTTCTTAATGAAATTAAACCGAATTTATCTTTTCTTTCTGAGTGGTTCAAAGTCAACAGAAAACCTCTTTGCGTTACAGGCAATGATGAGAATAATATTGCCTATCCGCTTTTGACGCTCTTTCAGGTAAACAATATTGTTATATGCCCGTCGTTTCTTAATGAAACAATTCTTTCCCTGTCCATTCTGGGCCGGCAGGAGTCTCATTACAGCAAAGCAGAAATTCATAACCTGGAGCAGTTTGCCTCTATTCTGGCTTTTTCGGTTAACAGCCTTCTTACAAGAAAGCTTAACGCAACGCTTGAAAGCAAGCTATTGCAGAGCCAGAAGCTTGAAACTATAGGCAAGCTTGCAAGCGGCATGGCGCACGATTTTAATAACCTCCTTTCCAGCATATTTGGCAGCATTAACCTGCTTAAAAGAAAGCTAGCAGACAGGGAGGATATTTTTTATCTTCTTGAGAATGTTGAGAACTGCTCGGCGCGAGCTGCCGACTTAACGAAGGGGCTTCTTACTTACGGCAAGCCTACGGCCAAAAGGAAAACGCTTATTAAGCCTTCGCACCTGATGAAGGAGCTGATGGTGGTTGTGGGACAGACTTTCCCCGAAGAAATTGAAATTGAGGAGCATACGGAGCAGGGTCTGCACGACTTTCTTGGCAACGCAACGGAGATATACCAGGTGCTTCTTAACCTGTGCGTGAACGCCAAGGAGGCAATTCACGGTAATGGCAAGGTTGCAATTGAAGCGAAGAACATTAAGGTCCTTGAGAAAAATGCATCCGACTACCCTCTTCTGAAGGAGGATGACTATGTATGCTTTACGGTGCGCGATACGGGTGAAGGTATAAGCGAGGAAAACCTGAACAAAATTTTTGACCCATACTTTTCAACAAAGCAGAAGGAAACGGGTTCGGGTCTGGGGCTTTATGTTACCTACGGAATTGTGAAGGCCCATAACGGCTACATTGACGTTAAGAGCCGCCCGGGCAAGGGGACGGAGTTTAATGTCTATATTCCCGCATTTGACCCTGACGCGGATTCGCCGGCACAGACGGAGAAGATAATACTTCTTGCTGATGACGAGATTATGCTGAGGGATATTCTGGCGGAACTGTTGGAATCGTACGGATACCAGGTAATTGGAGTGCATAACGGGAATGAAGTGCTGAAGGTGCTGACGGAAGAGATTAAAGTTGACCTGCTTATTATAGACTACAAGATGCCCGAGATGGACGGGCTTACATGCATTAAGAAAATTCAGGAGCTGGGGATTGAGGTTCCTGTTATACTTTCCACGGGGTCTACGTCATCTAAAGCGGATAAGGATTTTGAGAAGCTGAAGATAGATT
The window above is part of the Ignavibacteria bacterium genome. Proteins encoded here:
- a CDS encoding sigma-54-dependent Fis family transcriptional regulator produces the protein MKRNAKILISDDDETLCYLLKEELLNEGYSAEVVFDGKYAIDRIKNKNYDLLLLDLQMQEVHGNEVLDFVQSHAPNLQVIMLTAETELRTAIDCIKKGAYDYISKPYDFDHLLLTIDRALEHKDLVVKNTILTSKVSQKAPNKIVGESKQIQHTINLALRAARSDSNVLIEGETGTGKELMAEFIHQNSERQDKPFVIVNCASLPDQLIESELFGHEKGAFTDAKAPKPGLVEIADGGTLFLDEIGEMSLAIQPKLLRFLENGEYRRVGGVANLKSNVRVIGATNKNLIEESEKKVFRRDLLFRLNVITLTIPPLREREEDTLLLAEFFLQLKSSVRDPKTLSPEAKKALTNYSFPGNVRELQHTIERAIIFAEGNVIRPEDLNLPSGYQMNTDEEEFYGDMGDAIIPLDDLERIHIKRALEHYDWNRENTAKMLGISQKTLYSKILKYQLRQN
- a CDS encoding response regulator, giving the protein MSPETKDDISFRKEWEEILTLLVKENSLDVLSEEILERSVKLTHSCLGVLVFVDDEVSQQAESKVSDKENILPEKDSLLNEIKPNLSFLSEWFKVNRKPLCVTGNDENNIAYPLLTLFQVNNIVICPSFLNETILSLSILGRQESHYSKAEIHNLEQFASILAFSVNSLLTRKLNATLESKLLQSQKLETIGKLASGMAHDFNNLLSSIFGSINLLKRKLADREDIFYLLENVENCSARAADLTKGLLTYGKPTAKRKTLIKPSHLMKELMVVVGQTFPEEIEIEEHTEQGLHDFLGNATEIYQVLLNLCVNAKEAIHGNGKVAIEAKNIKVLEKNASDYPLLKEDDYVCFTVRDTGEGISEENLNKIFDPYFSTKQKETGSGLGLYVTYGIVKAHNGYIDVKSRPGKGTEFNVYIPAFDPDADSPAQTEKIILLADDEIMLRDILAELLESYGYQVIGVHNGNEVLKVLTEEIKVDLLIIDYKMPEMDGLTCIKKIQELGIEVPVILSTGSTSSKADKDFEKLKIDSVLAKPYEFDRMLAEVRKTIKN